One segment of bacterium DNA contains the following:
- the pilM gene encoding pilus assembly protein PilM, whose product MAILNHFEKLFKVRPSAFGCDISDHSIRLAYLKEERGSLTLAGFSAVTLQEGAVVNGTITDVPKTIAALQEALTTAKGGSIRTKYVMASLPEPQSFIRIVQLPKMASEEITQAIIWEIEANIPLPLAEVYYDWEIARHSGDDHLDILVAASPKVLVDSYAALFEKVGLKPVAFEVDALSSARSIVPPTGGEEILLIIDVAHHRTTFIIYAGSMVRFTASVSIAGKDITSSSMGVTIKALAGYARQYIDFFQTHSAHAHQLHVEVKQILVCGDFVQTPGFTAALAQEAEIAVLLANPWVNILRPPLREVPMLPFKDSLGYTTALGLALRGYHEFGGAH is encoded by the coding sequence ATGGCAATTTTGAATCATTTCGAAAAATTATTTAAAGTTCGTCCGTCGGCGTTTGGATGTGATATATCCGATCACAGCATACGTCTCGCGTATCTTAAAGAAGAAAGAGGTTCTTTGACGCTGGCAGGCTTCTCCGCCGTGACGCTTCAAGAAGGCGCGGTGGTGAACGGCACCATAACCGACGTGCCAAAAACCATAGCAGCCCTGCAAGAGGCTTTGACGACTGCCAAGGGAGGAAGTATCCGCACAAAGTATGTTATGGCGTCTTTGCCGGAACCCCAAAGTTTCATCCGTATCGTACAATTACCCAAGATGGCTTCCGAAGAAATCACCCAGGCGATTATTTGGGAGATTGAGGCGAACATCCCGCTACCTCTGGCCGAGGTCTATTATGATTGGGAGATTGCTCGGCATAGTGGCGATGACCACCTTGATATTCTTGTGGCCGCCTCTCCAAAGGTTTTGGTGGATAGCTATGCCGCACTTTTTGAAAAAGTCGGCCTTAAGCCCGTTGCATTTGAAGTCGATGCTCTCTCCTCCGCCAGAAGCATCGTTCCCCCGACGGGCGGCGAGGAAATTTTATTGATCATTGACGTGGCGCACCATCGGACGACATTCATTATTTATGCCGGTTCCATGGTGCGTTTTACCGCTTCCGTCTCCATCGCGGGAAAGGATATCACAAGTTCTTCTATGGGAGTGACAATAAAAGCGCTTGCCGGATACGCGCGCCAGTATATCGATTTTTTTCAGACTCATTCGGCGCATGCGCACCAATTGCACGTAGAGGTAAAACAAATTCTTGTTTGTGGAGATTTCGTGCAAACCCCGGGTTTTACCGCCGCTCTTGCGCAGGAAGCGGAGATCGCCGTTCTATTGGCGAATCCCTGGGTAAATATTTTACGCCCCCCTCTTCGCGAAGTTCCGATGCTTCCCTTTAAAGATTCCCTTGGCTACACAACGGCGCTGGGGCTTGCCTTGCGGGGATATCACGAATTTGGAGGCGCACACTAA
- a CDS encoding choice-of-anchor R domain-containing protein, protein MEKRNGFASLTIIILVFAVSLFVVALMVLSSLNDERIARKTISSLKSIVTSESGLEDVLYRIKFAKNYSSSETFALNGGTVVTISGGGGNDVSVTSTGDISSYIRRLTARLIKNTSDVEFHYGVQVGDGGLIMENNSKVVGNVYSNGNITGLAGAQITGDAWVAGGTQSTPNQEWTTYNDDFFFGLATGSVVTAVDTAGKTGQHSSLALGSDGFARISYYDYDNSDKDLEFVRCTNVDCTAKNITVVESSGDVGQFSSLALGSDGFARISYYDNSGGNLKFVRCTNADCTAKNITTVDSTGDVGQFSSIVLDAGDLASIAYYSVSDGDLKFARCIDVDCTTNNIRAVDTADDVGTYTALVLGSDNVARISYIDQTLDDLKFARCNDNNCSSPIIAIVDAASEIAWHTSVALGTDGFARISYYDDTSDNLKFARCTNDNCSGSVLTAVDSGGDVGRYSSIKMGGDDFARITSYDGSNGSIKFVRCTDADCSTKAIAVPDTSGDTGLYTSLALGSDGFGRASYNDASGDNLNFVRCANANCTPLQSQVDIAQSFQTSTSAPINKIRLYIRKVGSPQNATVQINTNSGSDPGKNPGDVLASGTLSANLATGAYAWVDVTFATSPVLTAGTTYWLLIDTNQDNSNYWVMGIDTMNGYPYGLGKWSPSWNAGSPVWTDAGGDLNFQIFMGGIETKIDNVDIGGNAHAHRIENSTVTSSAFSTIFIDSSAVGDVFTDVLEDCSSPIGGDAAYNSISNCTVNGVTTTPTTPPADPPPQNMPISQGQIDQWKLDAASGGTYNGDFAPGSSTSLGPKVINGNLILTTNNVVLTIKGTVYVQGYIDISNGSTIQLDAGYGSLSGAVLADEWIHVANNGTFRGSGQSGSYLMLLTTSSCTGVPAGNCTDHDSAIDLLNNADGAIFYASSGLIYLHNGVSATELTSYKLQLSQTATITYQQGLANAQFSSGPGASWVIQKWREVE, encoded by the coding sequence TTGGAGAAAAGAAATGGGTTTGCGTCATTAACCATCATTATCCTTGTATTTGCCGTCTCGCTTTTTGTGGTGGCGCTTATGGTACTCTCGTCGCTTAACGATGAGCGCATCGCGCGCAAGACGATCAGTTCACTTAAAAGTATTGTAACAAGCGAATCGGGTCTCGAGGACGTGCTCTACCGCATAAAATTCGCCAAAAACTACAGTTCAAGCGAGACATTTGCGCTTAATGGCGGTACGGTTGTCACCATTTCGGGTGGTGGCGGGAACGATGTGTCCGTCACCTCAACCGGAGATATTTCATCGTACATTAGGCGGCTTACCGCGCGACTTATCAAAAACACGTCCGATGTCGAATTCCACTACGGCGTACAGGTCGGTGACGGGGGACTTATTATGGAAAATAACAGCAAGGTCGTAGGCAATGTCTACTCAAACGGGAATATTACGGGACTTGCGGGCGCCCAAATTACAGGAGACGCATGGGTTGCTGGAGGCACGCAAAGTACGCCCAATCAGGAGTGGACAACATATAACGATGATTTTTTCTTTGGACTTGCCACGGGGAGTGTTGTTACCGCGGTGGATACGGCGGGTAAGACAGGACAGCATAGTTCGCTAGCTCTGGGCTCTGACGGTTTTGCGCGTATCAGCTACTATGACTACGACAACAGTGACAAAGATCTTGAATTCGTCCGCTGCACCAACGTCGACTGCACCGCGAAGAACATCACGGTTGTTGAATCTTCCGGAGACGTAGGCCAATTCTCTTCGCTGGCTCTGGGCTCTGACGGTTTTGCGCGCATCAGCTACTATGATAATTCCGGCGGCAACTTGAAATTCGTCCGCTGCACCAACGCCGACTGCACAGCCAAGAATATCACTACGGTGGATTCGACCGGAGATGTAGGGCAATTTTCATCGATAGTGCTTGATGCGGGCGATCTCGCTTCCATCGCGTATTACAGCGTAAGCGACGGCGATCTCAAATTTGCGCGATGTATCGATGTGGATTGCACCACAAATAACATTCGAGCGGTCGATACCGCAGATGATGTGGGAACGTACACCGCTCTTGTCCTTGGCTCGGACAACGTGGCGCGTATAAGTTATATTGACCAGACACTTGACGACCTAAAATTCGCTCGTTGTAACGACAACAACTGCTCTTCCCCGATTATTGCCATCGTGGATGCAGCTTCGGAGATCGCGTGGCACACCTCTGTTGCGCTTGGCACGGACGGCTTTGCGCGCATCAGCTACTATGACGATACAAGCGACAATCTGAAATTCGCCCGCTGTACGAATGACAATTGTTCCGGCAGCGTGCTTACAGCCGTGGACTCCGGTGGTGATGTGGGCCGGTACAGTTCCATTAAGATGGGCGGAGACGACTTTGCCCGCATCACCTCCTACGACGGCTCAAACGGCAGTATAAAATTCGTCAGATGCACCGATGCCGATTGTTCAACAAAAGCCATTGCGGTTCCGGACACGTCGGGCGACACGGGTCTTTATACCTCGCTTGCGCTGGGCTCGGACGGATTTGGGCGCGCTTCGTATAATGATGCTTCGGGAGATAATCTCAATTTTGTCCGATGCGCCAATGCGAACTGCACGCCGCTCCAAAGCCAGGTTGATATCGCGCAAAGCTTCCAAACATCAACCTCCGCGCCGATAAACAAAATACGTCTCTATATCAGAAAAGTCGGCTCTCCACAGAATGCGACAGTGCAGATAAACACAAATAGCGGGTCTGACCCGGGGAAAAATCCCGGAGACGTGCTTGCTTCAGGAACGCTTTCGGCAAATCTTGCGACAGGAGCCTACGCCTGGGTCGATGTGACATTCGCTACATCTCCCGTGCTTACCGCCGGCACCACCTACTGGCTCCTTATTGATACGAACCAGGATAACTCAAATTACTGGGTGATGGGCATTGATACGATGAATGGGTATCCCTACGGTCTTGGCAAATGGTCTCCGAGCTGGAATGCCGGAAGTCCGGTGTGGACGGATGCGGGCGGAGATCTCAATTTTCAAATATTCATGGGAGGCATAGAAACAAAGATCGATAACGTGGATATCGGAGGAAACGCGCATGCCCACCGCATTGAGAATAGTACCGTCACCTCCAGCGCTTTTAGCACCATCTTTATTGACAGCTCTGCCGTCGGAGACGTTTTTACGGATGTCTTGGAGGATTGTTCCTCGCCTATCGGGGGCGATGCGGCGTATAATAGTATCAGCAACTGTACGGTGAACGGCGTTACCACCACGCCCACCACGCCTCCCGCAGATCCCCCTCCGCAAAACATGCCTATTTCCCAGGGGCAGATCGACCAGTGGAAGCTGGATGCTGCTAGCGGCGGAACGTATAATGGAGACTTCGCTCCGGGATCCTCCACGTCGCTTGGTCCGAAGGTCATCAACGGCAATCTCATCCTCACGACAAACAACGTGGTGCTTACCATCAAGGGCACGGTGTATGTGCAAGGATACATTGATATTTCGAACGGCTCGACCATTCAGCTTGATGCGGGATACGGTTCGTTGAGCGGAGCGGTGCTTGCCGACGAATGGATACATGTTGCCAACAACGGTACTTTTCGGGGTTCGGGGCAGAGCGGCAGTTATTTGATGTTGCTCACCACCTCTTCATGTACGGGCGTGCCGGCAGGCAATTGTACCGACCACGATTCGGCTATCGACCTGCTCAACAACGCCGATGGAGCAATTTTTTATGCGTCCAGCGGCCTCATCTATCTTCATAATGGCGTCTCGGCAACGGAACTTACATCGTATAAGCTTCAATTAAGTCAGACGGCAACCATCACCTATCAACAGGGCTTGGCCAATGCGCAGTTCTCCTCGGGTCCTGGCGCAAGCTGGGTGATACAGAAATGGAGAGAGGTGGAGTAG
- a CDS encoding pitrilysin family protein, which produces MFNKAILKNGLRLITIPMDTTRAVTALVMVGAGSKYETKETNGVAHFLEHMMFKGTKKRPSALTISTLLDSIGSEYNAFTSKEYTGYYVKAADEHLELALDMLSDSYQHSLFLQEEIEKERGVIIEEINIHLDTPMQHIGDLWEKLLYGDIPAGWTIAGEKENITRMRREDFTEYLSGHYTAPNTTVVVSGKFDEKNIGKTVEKYFGGLSDRQAGTKPKVVETQDEPKFLLHSKQTEQTHLMVGVRSCDMFSEKRYALSVLATILGGGTSSRLFTEIREKRGLAYSVQTTSDLYTDSGYFVTQVGVQKDATGEAMGIILAEYKKIVDEGVREDELGKAKNYLEGKLLLGLESSDELAFFAGEQEAVREQIRKPDEIIERIKRVSFSDVQSIAGEIFKNSGLNGVLLGPFEQKEENGFRKLLKL; this is translated from the coding sequence ATGTTCAACAAAGCTATTCTCAAAAACGGTCTTCGGCTTATTACCATCCCCATGGACACCACGCGGGCGGTAACCGCATTGGTCATGGTCGGCGCGGGGTCTAAATATGAGACCAAGGAAACAAATGGCGTAGCGCATTTTTTGGAGCACATGATGTTCAAGGGAACGAAAAAGCGCCCCTCGGCGCTTACCATCTCTACGCTTCTGGACTCCATCGGCAGCGAGTATAACGCGTTCACGAGCAAGGAGTACACCGGCTATTACGTGAAGGCCGCAGATGAACATTTGGAACTTGCACTGGACATGCTTTCCGACAGTTACCAGCACTCTCTTTTTTTACAGGAAGAGATAGAAAAAGAGCGTGGTGTTATTATTGAGGAGATCAACATACATCTGGACACGCCCATGCAGCATATCGGCGATCTGTGGGAAAAGCTTTTGTACGGTGATATACCTGCCGGCTGGACCATCGCCGGGGAAAAAGAGAATATCACGCGCATGAGAAGGGAAGATTTTACCGAATATCTTTCTGGGCACTACACCGCCCCTAACACGACCGTGGTCGTATCGGGGAAATTTGACGAAAAAAATATCGGAAAAACCGTGGAAAAATATTTTGGAGGCCTTTCCGATCGCCAAGCCGGAACAAAGCCGAAGGTTGTAGAAACGCAAGACGAACCGAAGTTCCTCTTGCATTCCAAACAGACCGAACAGACGCATCTTATGGTGGGCGTGCGTTCCTGCGACATGTTCTCTGAAAAACGCTACGCGCTGTCTGTGCTTGCAACCATTCTTGGCGGCGGGACGTCTTCCAGGCTATTCACCGAGATACGGGAAAAGCGCGGACTTGCCTACTCGGTGCAAACCACATCCGATCTCTACACGGATTCGGGATATTTTGTGACGCAAGTGGGCGTGCAGAAAGACGCGACAGGGGAGGCGATGGGTATTATTTTGGCGGAGTATAAAAAAATAGTCGATGAAGGCGTGAGAGAAGATGAGCTCGGCAAGGCAAAAAACTATCTGGAAGGAAAACTTCTTCTGGGACTGGAATCGTCCGATGAGCTTGCGTTTTTTGCTGGGGAGCAGGAAGCGGTTCGGGAGCAGATTCGTAAACCGGATGAGATCATTGAACGTATCAAAAGGGTCAGCTTCTCAGATGTTCAAAGTATAGCCGGAGAGATTTTCAAGAATAGCGGTCTAAACGGGGTGCTGTTGGGGCCATTTGAACAAAAAGAGGAAAATGGATTTCGAAAGCTTCTTAAACTGTAG
- a CDS encoding glycine--tRNA ligase codes for MKKSEQQNDLMAKIASLAKRRGFVFPGSEIYGGLANSWDYGPMGVELKNNIKQLWWKRFVQRRDDMVGIDAALIMNPKVWEASGHLQNFSDPLVECKKCHARFRVDHLLLHQRKRGELKCPNCDAEKSFTDPTQFNLMLKTFLGPAEEKANEVFFRPETAQAMFVDFKQVLDTTRRHLPFGIAQTGKAFRNEITPGNFIFRTREFEQMEIEYFVEEKDWKKWFEAWKKEMWSWMTDDLGLADSHIHELEVPDGERAHYSKRTIDFEYDYPFGRDELYGLAYRGDFDLKNHFKEAPYRDAETGQTSWPHVIEPTWGVDRSVLAALIDAYREDSEGDKKRVWLKLPPKLAPYKVAVFPLLANKPQLVELARSVYDGLRKNFMVAWDPRGNVGKRYFAQDEIGTPFCITVDFQSLEDKTVTLRDRDTMKQERVKIAELEALLVKKLA; via the coding sequence TTGCTAATTCCTGGGATTACGGCCCGATGGGGGTAGAGTTGAAAAATAACATCAAGCAACTTTGGTGGAAACGCTTTGTTCAGCGTCGAGACGATATGGTGGGCATTGACGCGGCGCTTATCATGAATCCGAAAGTGTGGGAGGCAAGCGGGCATCTGCAGAACTTCTCCGACCCGTTGGTGGAATGTAAAAAGTGCCACGCGCGATTTCGCGTGGACCATCTTCTCCTGCACCAACGGAAGCGGGGAGAGTTAAAGTGTCCGAATTGCGATGCGGAGAAAAGTTTCACGGACCCCACCCAATTCAACCTAATGCTCAAAACATTTTTGGGTCCCGCGGAAGAGAAAGCGAACGAGGTCTTTTTCCGTCCCGAGACGGCACAGGCCATGTTCGTTGATTTTAAACAGGTGTTGGACACGACGCGCAGGCACCTTCCGTTCGGCATAGCACAGACCGGCAAAGCATTTCGCAATGAAATCACGCCGGGAAATTTCATTTTCCGAACCAGGGAATTTGAGCAGATGGAAATAGAATACTTTGTCGAAGAGAAAGATTGGAAGAAATGGTTTGAAGCATGGAAAAAAGAGATGTGGAGCTGGATGACGGATGATCTGGGGCTTGCGGATAGCCATATCCACGAACTTGAAGTTCCGGATGGTGAGCGCGCACATTATTCAAAGCGCACCATAGACTTTGAGTATGACTATCCTTTCGGACGGGACGAACTTTACGGTCTTGCTTATCGGGGAGATTTTGATTTGAAGAATCATTTTAAAGAAGCGCCGTATCGCGATGCGGAAACGGGACAGACTTCTTGGCCGCATGTGATCGAGCCGACATGGGGTGTGGACCGCTCGGTGCTTGCGGCCTTGATTGACGCATACCGAGAAGATTCCGAGGGAGATAAAAAACGTGTTTGGCTGAAACTCCCACCGAAACTTGCGCCGTATAAAGTCGCTGTTTTCCCGCTTCTTGCAAATAAACCCCAGCTAGTGGAGCTTGCGCGGTCTGTGTATGACGGTCTGCGTAAAAACTTCATGGTGGCCTGGGACCCACGTGGCAATGTAGGAAAGCGATACTTTGCGCAGGATGAAATAGGCACTCCTTTTTGCATCACCGTCGATTTTCAGTCGCTTGAGGACAAAACCGTGACTCTACGCGACCGGGATACGATGAAACAGGAACGGGTGAAGATCGCGGAGCTTGAGGCACTACTCGTAAAGAAGCTCGCGTGA